The Sesamum indicum cultivar Zhongzhi No. 13 linkage group LG2, S_indicum_v1.0, whole genome shotgun sequence genome contains a region encoding:
- the LOC105155956 gene encoding expansin-like B1, with protein sequence MGSTVKNHYNLIFSQLIVVLLAASLSYGQESYVCSRATYYGSPDCYGNPTGACGFGEYGRTVNNGEVSGVSRLYRNGTGCGACYQVRCKIPSHCSDEGTKVVVTDYGEGDNTDFILNLRAYANLARPNMAADLFAYGVVDVEYRRIPCGYSNNLMFKVHEHSKFPNYLAIVPIYQAGIYDITAVELWQEDCKEWRGMRRAYGAVWDMANPPVGALSMRFQVSGGAYGEGKWVQIASAIPSEWKAGVAYDTSFQLN encoded by the exons ATGGGTTCAACTGTTAAAAACCATTACAACCTTATTTTCTCACAACTCATTGTTGTTCTACTTGCAGCCTCATTGAGTTATGGCCAGGAGAGTTATGTCTGCTCTAGAGCAACCTATTATGGAAGCCCCGACTGCTATGGAAACCCTA CTGGAGCATGTGGGTTTGGAGAATATGGGAGGACAGTGAACAACGGTGAGGTGAGCGGAGTCTCGAGGCTTTACAGGAATGGAACTGGCTGTGGAGCCTGCTACCAG GTAAGGTGCAAAATCCCATCACACTGCAGCGATGAGGGAACAAAGGTTGTGGTGACGGACTATGGGGAGGGAGACAACACAGACTTCATTCTGAACCTGCGCGCCTACGCCAATCTGGCTCGCCCCAACATGGCTGCCGATCTCTTTGCATACGGTGTAGTCGACGTCGAGTATCGACGCATTCCGTGTGGCTATTCCAACAACCTCATGTTCAAAGTTCATGAACACAGCAAGTTCCCTAATTACTTGGCCATTGTACCTATTTACCAAGCTGGAATCTACGACATCACTGCTGTTGAACTGTGGCAG gaggATTGCAAGGAGTGGAGGGGAATGCGCAGGGCGTATGGTGCGGTGTGGGACATGGCAAACCCTCCAGTGGGTGCTCTAAGCATGAGGTTCCAAGTGTCCGGTGGCGCTTATGGTGAAGGGAAATGGGTGCAGATTGCAAGTGCCATTCCCAGTGAGTGGAAGGCCGGAGTTGCTTACGACACTTCATTTCAACTTAACTAA